The genomic stretch TTACCTGCCCATGTACACCATCAACACCTGTATATCACTTGGGTTCACTCCACTGATGCGGCTGGCCTGCCCCAGGGTGCGGGGCTTGTATTTCATCAGCTTCTGGCGGGCTTCGGTTGAAAGAGCCTGGAGTTTTTCGTAGTTAAACTGTTCCGGTATAGGTACGTCTTCCAGCTGACGCATTTTACGGGAAAGTTCCTTTTCTTTTTCAATATAGGCCGCATATTTCAGCTGGATTTCCGTTTGTTCCACAGCCTCTTGGGTATATTTTAGGGCTGTTTCACGCAATTGCGGAATCCATTCCACTAACAGCCGCATGGAAATTTCCGGGCGAAGCAGAAATTTGGCCGCTCTTTGTTTTTCCCGAAGCAAAGGCGCACCCATGGCTTCAAGATGGGTGTTTACCTGTTCAGGATAAACGGGAAACTCTTCCAGCTCAGCCGAAAATTGCCCAATCTGTTGCTGCTTGTGCTCCACCCTTTGCATTCGCTCTTGTGAGGCCAGCCCGATCCGGTAGGCAAGCGGTGTTAGCCGCAGGTCTGCATTGTCCTGCCTAAGCAGCGTACGGAATTCCGCACGGGAGGTGAACATCCGGTATGGCTCGATGGTGCCCTTGTGTACCAGATCATCAATAAGCACACCTATGTAAGCTTCATCCCGACGAAGAATAATCGGTTCTTCGCCGTGTATTTTGCGGTGGGCATTGATGCCCGCCATCAATCCCTGGCAGGCCGCTTCTTCATAACCGGTAGTACCGTTGATCTGTCCGGCAAAAAACAGATTTTCAATGAGCCGGGTTTCTAGGGAAAGATGCAGCTGGGTAGGTGGGAAAAAGTCGTATTCGATGGCATAACCGGGACGGAACATTTTGCAATGCTCAAAACCAGGGATTTTTTGCAACGCTTTGTATTGCACTTCTTCCGGAAGAGAGGTGGAAAAACCATTTACATATACTTCGATGGTGTGCCATCCTTCCGGTTCTACAAAGATCTGATGGCGTTCCTTATCGGCGAAACGGTTGATTTTGTCTTCGATACTGGGACAATACCGCGGCCCCACTCCCTGAATCCTGCCCTGAAACATGGGCGAACGGTCGAATCCGGTTTTCAGGATTTCATGTACTTCGCGGTTGGTGTAGGTAATCCAGCAGCTTTTTTGTTGAGCAGGCTTTGGGGTATCCAGAAAAGAAAATCCTGTGATTTCTTCATCGCCCTTTTGTTCTTCCATCCGACTGTAATCCAGGGTACGGCCATCCACCCGTGGCGGAGTTCCCGTTTTCAGCCGGCCGCTCTCAAAACCCAGCTCCACCAGCTGTTCTGTGATACCGGTAGCAGCCCGTTCCGCCACCCTTCCACCACCAAAATGTTTCTCTCCGATATGGATCACGCCATTGAGGAAAGTGCCATTGGTCAGTACTACA from Thermoflavifilum aggregans encodes the following:
- the mnmG gene encoding tRNA uridine-5-carboxymethylaminomethyl(34) synthesis enzyme MnmG gives rise to the protein MFPKYNVIVVGAGHAGCEAAAAAANLGSSVLLITMNMQNMAQMSCNPAMGGVAKGQIIREIDAMGGYSGIVTDLTTIQFRMLNRSKGPAMWSPRAQNDRMQFSWTWRLKLEQTPRIDFYQDTVVGLLVKDRRCYGVVTQLGHRIEADAVVLTNGTFLNGVIHIGEKHFGGGRVAERAATGITEQLVELGFESGRLKTGTPPRVDGRTLDYSRMEEQKGDEEITGFSFLDTPKPAQQKSCWITYTNREVHEILKTGFDRSPMFQGRIQGVGPRYCPSIEDKINRFADKERHQIFVEPEGWHTIEVYVNGFSTSLPEEVQYKALQKIPGFEHCKMFRPGYAIEYDFFPPTQLHLSLETRLIENLFFAGQINGTTGYEEAACQGLMAGINAHRKIHGEEPIILRRDEAYIGVLIDDLVHKGTIEPYRMFTSRAEFRTLLRQDNADLRLTPLAYRIGLASQERMQRVEHKQQQIGQFSAELEEFPVYPEQVNTHLEAMGAPLLREKQRAAKFLLRPEISMRLLVEWIPQLRETALKYTQEAVEQTEIQLKYAAYIEKEKELSRKMRQLEDVPIPEQFNYEKLQALSTEARQKLMKYKPRTLGQASRISGVNPSDIQVLMVYMGR